TGctcttcccccacttcctgcaCAGGAGCGCTCTCTCTCCACATCCCCTCCGCCTGTCGCTCCTCAGGCTTTTCCAGAGCAGGGGCAGCGGGAGCCCTGGTGCTGACAGAGGAATCCAGGGCTCCAGCGTCTTCCCTCAGGAGGGGAGGGAACTGTAGAGAAGGGTAGGAGTTGGGGTGCCCGGGTTGGAtgggtgggaggaaaaggggggaccTCGCAGATTCTGTAGGAGGATGAACTGTGTCTGCCTGCCTCTTGGGCTTGTGGGgcggtgggtgggagggggcctgTGACCCCAGAGAcgtgcctcctcctccaggagccTGGCTCTGCTCGCCCCTGTCCGGGTTCTGTGCAGTCCCTTCCTGGCCGGCAGGAGCTCCACCTGCAGTGTCACAGAAAGACGCGTGGAGGCGATGGCCCAGTGGGCCTGGGTCGCACGGCACTGGTAGAGGTTGGCGTTCAGCCAGGGCTCTGACTGTGGTCATGTCTGGGGTCACGCATCATGCATGTGACACCTTATGTGCAGATGCACAGGGCGTGCCCATCAGAGAGTTCAGCTCTCAGGACCAGCCGGAAGCTCAGTCAGAAGGGTTTTCCtgcacttccagtcaagatagaggcgtagttagacacactgtgcctcctcgcacaaccaaaattaaggacaacaaaaatttagaaacaaaaaaaacccagatctgacagaaaactgaactgtatggaagtctgacaaccattcttccagaccagtaagaggggtggagtcggggGCCAGAAAGGGGTTGCGGCAGGGAAAAGCGGTGGTTGGCAGTCCCCAGGTGcccaggcggtggctggcagaccccaggtgcggggtggcaatgggcagacccagtgaggtgtgcaAGGCTGCTGGCTGACCACGGTCACACTTTGGCggacagataaaccaggcgaaaatggggaatgagacagactgagcaacccagggccccagcaccaggaaataaagcctaaaagcaccgattgaaaacacctgtgggggttgaggtgctaggagagactcccagcctcacaggagagtttgttggagaggcccacggggtcctagaacgtactaGCCCACCcgcatgggaatcagcaccagaagggcccaatttgcttgtgggaagtggggaaagagtggagcaagcgccattgttctctctgatcccgcccccacatacaacatcacaatgcagcgactgggttgccccgcccaggtgaacacctaaggttctgcccctcatacgtaacaggtgcgaccagacccccccccccaaataaaaaccccaaaaaacccaagcagaagaacagatcaaagctccagagccaatatatctaagtgactaagagatagccaacctatcagatgcacagttcaaagcactggtgatcaggatgctcgcagaattggttgatttaggtcacaaattagaagaaaaaatgagggccatgctaagtgaaatgaaggaaaatgcacaggggaccagtagtgatgggaagaaaagtgggactcaaatcaatggagtggaccagaaggaagaaggaaacaaccaaacagaaaagaatgaagaaacaagaattcaaaaaaatgaggagaggcttaggaacctccaggacatctttaaatgttccaacatccaaattatagggttaccagaagaaaaagaggaagagcaacaagtggaaaatttatttgaacaaataataaaggagaacttctccaatctggcaaaggaaatagacttccagaaagtccaggaagctcagagagtcccaaagaagttggatccaaggaggaacacaccaaggcacatcataattacattagccaaggtaaaaatgaaggagagaattctagaagcagcaagagataagggaacagtcacctacaaaggagttcccatcagactgtcagctgatttctcaaaagagaccttgcaggtaagaagggactggaaagaagtattccaagtcacgaaaggcaaggacctacctccaagattgctctatccagctgagctatcatttagaatggaagggcagataaagtgcttctcagataaggtcaagttaaaggagttcctcattaccaagcccttgttatatgaaatgttaaagggacttatctaagaaaaagataaaaaatatgaacagtaaaaagacagcaaactcacagttattaacaaccacacctaaaacaaaaacaaactaagcaaacaactagaacaggaacagaaccacagaaatggagggcacatggagggttagcaacaggggggtgggaggaggagggagggggaaaaggtacagagaataagcagcatagatggtaggtagaacatagacaggggaagggcaggaatggtgtgggaaacgtggaagctaaagaacttatgacacgtggacatgaactaaagtgggggatgtggatgggagagggtgtgcagggtcgaggggaatgaaggggggaaaggggacaactgtaatagcataatcaataaaatatattaaagaaaagagGGGTTTTCCTAGgccccctctctgaccctcaccGGGCCTGgatgctcctctctctgccatgCCTGcttggcccctccccccaccacctgcGCTGCTCAGAGAGGCCTAGGGCCTCATCAAGACCTGCTTTAACCGTGGCGAAGGCTCAAGAGTCATTTGCTGCTGCTTTGCCGACTTGAACAagtccacctcctccaggaaggcatCCTGGAGTACCATGCCTCTGGAGGGCTGCAGTCTGCAAGAAAGGACCTGCAGAAACAGTGGGGCCCGTGGAATCCAGTGCCTGAAGGGCTGGGCGGGCAGACCCCGCAGAGACAGGCTGGGGAGTCTCTGTGGTGTGGCTTGTGTCATCTTCCGAGAGTGGCCTGCATTCAGCCATCGTGTCATGATGTCAAACAGCCCTGCTGGTAGGACGCAGGGTTAATGAGGCCTAACTGCAGCTTTCCCCTCCGAGCAGAGTCAAGACAATGGCCGTCCCCTGACCCGGGTGACCGTCCCTCTCGCAAATGGTGCTTCGGGTCACAGCGAGGACACGGCCACGTGTCCATCAGGGTGAAGCATTACCGAGGTGCGTGTCCCGCTGACCAGGCCAGGGGATGGCGCGGCACTGAATCCACGAACCGAGCCTGGTGTGTGACAGGCTCCGTGTCGGGCTTCTGGGACTGCGGTGACGGGTGAGCCCCTGGGTTAGTCGGCCGGGGCTGCTGACTCACGCCGCACGGTCTGGAGGCTGGGGAGTCCGAGACCGAGGCGCtggcaggtttggttcctggtggGGGCTTGCTCCCGCCTTGCAGACCACCGACCACCTTTTCTGTGTCCTTGCgtgggggcaggggtgcgggAGAGAGCTCCAGACAGGGCTCTGGTCCTTCCTCTCCTTACAGAGATGCTGATCTCATCAGGAGCAGCCCACACTCTCTCGGTCCTCATGCACACCTAACTGCCTCGCAAAGGCCCCATCGCCACACGGCCATCGCATTAGGGGGCGGGGCTtcaaaatatggatttttttgggggtgggggtgcaatTCAGTCAGTAGCAATCACAGTCTCTGCCCTGGAGGAGCTCATGGACCCTCACCAAGAATGGCTTCAATACACACACAGCTTGGAGTAACCTATACGGTCCACTCCCGAACAAGGGAGCCCGCCCTGGCTCCCTCCGCGAGGCTGGCAAGTTCCTCTCCTTTAGCCGCCCCGCAGGGCAGCAAGCTCGGTCACAGTTGTacgggggagggggatggggacgGCGGCGCTTGTGCACCAGGCCATGTTGCCGGTGGCCGGCGGGTCCCAGCCTCCCGTTGGCCTTCCCCTCGTCCACTGTCACGATCACAGGCTCCTCCGAGGGAGTCCCTGGCCTCACCGACGTCCGTTTCCATTGCCTTTCACTTTAACATAGTGAAACTAGGTCAGAGAATGTTCAGGAAGAGGCACGCTGTAAAATCAAAGACAAGAAGGTCAGACCTCTCCTAGTGGTTCATAATTCAAAATGTTTAGGAGCGCGCTGAGATGAGGGGTGGCCGAAGGGAACAGAAAGCCGCCATGAGTAAAGAAATCAAATCTTAAGGACCTATACCCTGTCCACAGCTGGGTAGGTGTGGGTCAGCGGTGCAGCCCGTGGCCACGCTGCCAGCTGGCCCGTGAGCCTGgtgcgctggggccctggggccctgggccgcCGTATCCTCCTTGTGTTCAGCGttaggggcaggctgggggccggACGAATGACTTAGGTCCTCAGGATGGCTGTGCTCCAGCAAACACTGTGGACTTCAAGTCAGCCTCCTTGGGAGGGATTGGTTCGCCGatgcccagccccagggagctgCCCCAGGGAGAGGGCTTGGAGGCCcaggcggggggggagggggggcccgcTGCCCAGCACCGTCACAGGGAGCCCTGAACCCGGAGAGAGTGggcccagtggggacctggccagtgAGTGCCTGTGCCTGAGTGAGGGATGCCGCCgagactttttctttcttaagtagTCGGATTGGTGAAGAAACATCCTTGACCCTCTGCCATGAGGAGCGGCACTGGGGCTGAGAATAGTATGCTGTCACACACCGCTGCTCTGACATGTCACGGACCACCGAGCAGAAGAGAGGGGAATGGATGGTGTTTGGTAGCCTGTGCCCTGGGGTGCGAGAGAAAGGCGTCTCCTAGGTAACTCAGGTCTGCAGGGGGCGGTGCCAGACCTGCGGGTCCAGCAGAACTTTCTGCGGCGACGGAAGTGTCCTCTGTTTGCCGTCCAATACCAGCGGCCTCTGGTCACGCGTGGGGCttgatctccggtcagggcacatgcaagaaccaaccaatgaataagtaaataagtggaacagcaaatcaatgtttctccctctctctctcaaatcaataatttttttaaaaaaagtgggtAATGAGGCCGAAgagctgaattttaaattttatttgcttttaattgaTAGCCTCATGTGGCTATTAGACCATATATAAGCCTAGGAATTATGCTCCTACTGAGAAGTAGCAGAAATgctgtctctccctgccccctccccctcccctcacccaaaTGTAGAAAGAGCTTTCTTCTGTCAGTGGGGATGGCGGATGGAGTCAGGTGGTTCTGGGGCTGAATTCTGGCCTTGCCATTGAAGCTGTGACACTCGGGCAGGTAACCTACTTAAAGCGTGTCCtacagtgcccggcacacagcaGGAACTCAGTAAGTGGTGGCTATTGTCATTATGGCGATGACATTATTGTCACCATTGCTGCCTGCACGGCATTGGCAGAAGCGGGAGTTGTACTGtggacagagaaggaaaggggttCCCCAAACAGAGCTCAGTCCCCGAAAGGAATGAACCATCTCCCATCCTAGGCATCAGTAGGCCTGCTGCAAGCTGAAGGGCTTGGCAGAACTGATGCCGTAGGTCACGTCTGGGGTTTTAGTTGAGAGGAAAGAGAACTTTGGAGCAGATGTGACTTCACGCTCGgggccccacacctgcccccaggTCTCCGCAGGTTTCCCAGCCCGAAGGTGCTGCACCTGGGGTGCAGTTCTGCCTGCTGCTCCTCACTCCTTCCGTGCATCAGCGCCCTGGCTGGCCGCCGCAGCTCTCGGGGTTGATTGCAGACATGCGTGCGTGCATTCACTCAGCAGACACGGACTGGAGGGCCTGGTGCAGGCTGGGCACTTGGGATCCAGGGATGCTGAAAACAGAGTCCATGCCCTTTGAAGCTCACGGCCTGGTGGGAAGACAAAAGTTGCTGGGTCCCAGTCTCACGTCAGCACAAGGAGAGGGATGTTAGTGATCAGGTCCAATCCGGGCAAGCTGGGAGTGGCTGGTTGCGGGAGGCGGTTGCCTGGCCACGCAAAGCCCTGGGGACGCAGGCGGAGCAGGAGCTGTCCGGGGGAGCACATGGGGTGATTGATGGCTGTCCCTCTGGTGTGCCCCCATAGGTGGTGCGGGGGATACGGTGCAGGGTCCCTCTACCCACCAGGGGGCCCCAGGCCATCTGCTCTCTGGGCCCTGTGGTAGTGAGCAGCCCAGGCCTTTGTTGGGGACCCCAGTCCGGCTGGTCCACGAAACTTGTGGAGCCGTGGTGACCGCCACGCTGGCCGCTGGCTCTGCCTGTAGGAAGAAGCACGGCTGCGTTTGCACCGTGTTCCCGCATGGCCATTCTATTGTGCTCAGCAGCGCACGTgagcagggcggaggggagatgcgggagggggtgtgtgtgtgtgacccacAGAAACGAAGTGGAAccaccagggcagagcagagaaggGGGGCCTCCTGGAGCCCATGGCCGTGGCCGGCTGCCCCACTGGGGCGGGGATGAGTTTCAGGTGGGCGTGtcagcctgccccgcccccgccctgttGCGTGCCTGTCCTTTCTATTTCGGCCCAGCTTATCTAGAAAATACTCCTAAGAATATGGGCGACATCCTCAGGCATATTACTGATTTTGCTTTTGAAACCTGGTCATTTAGAAGTGTCCCCAGTTTAGCGTGCAGCAGAGATGACTGCTGGCCACTCTGGCAGATGACAACTCTTCCGACAGGACCTGGAGCTGGGAGGGTGGCTGTCCCATGAGCAGAGTTCCAGCACCCGGGCAGAGGGTGGCTGTGGGGTGTCTCCCGTGGTTAGGGGTCACGTTGTCGATGTCATGGAAACTCTGCCCTTGGCCCTGGGCTGCCATCTCTCCTGCTGGACTCAGTTCTTGGGCTGCCAGAATTCCCTCTATTAGAAATTCCAGTCTACCTTGGGGCATCTGACTCATAAAATCCCACATGCCTTGGTCAAGGGGCCTCTGGAACAGCGTGGACAACAGGCCCCAGTCCTTGAGAGGCTGAGAGTGACCAGGGTGGACCTTCTGGGAGAGGCAGTCCATGGGGCAAGCTGTGAATGCTGACCTTCCGGTCTGGGGTTGGGAGCAGGGTGTGGTTTTCTGCCCGGTTGACCCTAACCTGGAGCCCTTCAGCTCCCAGGCtctcaggggcaggggtggggggaccttGTGAGGCCGGGAGAATGTCGCCTGGACAGCCACATCCCCACCTGCTGTTGGGAGCCCTGCCCTGCGGAATCCCAACTGCCTGAGGCTTGCGGAACCCCAACTGCTCCCGGACCTGGCAGCTACGGAGGGGCCACGGAGCACAAGGCTAGTCCATGTCCCTCTGGCGCTTTTAACTCTAAACGGTCTCTTCCCCTTCGGGGCTCGGTTTCCTTACACGACACACAGATTCTGAGGCGTTTCCTCACTCTGGATGAGATCACCACTTCCGATCGTGGGCGTCACACCAGGTTTCTCTCGTTTCGGGGTCTCGGTGCCAGCGTGGCCGGGGACAGtttgctggggcggggggtgggcctGACTTCCCGGTTGGGCTCTGCCACTCAGGGCGGTGGGTCCCAGCCGTGGGGAAGCCACTCGGTGCCTCCATTTGGCCTTATTTCcccatctatgaaatgggaaaataacaCCTGTCCAACCTAGACAGGCACACCATGTTGGAAAGGTCCCACGGGAGAACAGCTGGGAAAGGCTTTGTAAAAAGACAAGGGGTGTGTAGGTGAGGCGCCACACTCCTTAACGACAGTTGGGAACTGGAATTCAGCCCCGCCCTGTCCACACCAGCTGCCACCCCTGGGTGTTAGGCCCGGTCTTGCATGAGCTATCTCTGGGCCCACTTCTGAGGGGGAGGGACAATAGGGGTGTGATTTCTTCTGACCTGGCACAGCGGAGGTAGGCTTTGGCAAAGCTGCCGGctgcccctcccactgctggCTCCCACCCAGGAcgccccccccgcaccccccccccccccccgtccccgcCACGCGCCCCAAAGGCTGCCTTCGCCCCCTTCACTCTCCTGCAAGGGAAGGCTTCACATCTCCAGCCCCAAGCCCGTTTCTTAGGCGCTGGGGCAGTTGGTGGGCCGCTAGGGGAGCCCCGCCTCCGGACGAGGCGCTGCCTGCTGAACTGGGGTCTCAGGAATCCTGAAATGGGaatggctggggcaggggggctggggaaCTTGGGGTGACATTCCCGGAACCAGCCCCCACCTGGCTCCCTCTCCTGGGCGGCGGGCGCAGCCCTCCTTTCTCTGCCAGCCGGGCTGTGGGCGAGTTAGACCTCCCAGCCTCACGGGGCTGCTGTGCGGCTGCAGCGACTGGGGCGACCGCGGCGCGGCGGCGGAGAGGAGGGCTCGGGAGGCGGCGCCACGTGAGTCCCGGGCCGGCGGGGCTGGGGCCGCGGCGGGAGGTTACCGTATTTATCTAGGCCAGTGCCGGACCCTTGGGGGCGGGTCACTGCGGGCGCGCTACCGTATTTGCTGCGAGCTGCGCAGGCCCTTTCCGGGAGTGGGGAGCGCTGCGACTTTATTACGTATTTTTCCAGGGTTGCGTGATTCCCCCGGAGCGCTGCGGGAGTGGgaggtgcggggggtgggggcgggttgCATTCATTCCCTAAGGGAGCCGGGGCTTGCAGCGGGGTGGGATGGGTTGCGGCAGCAGGGTGGGAGGCCTACGTATTTTCAGAGGGGTGGGGTTGCGACGCAGAGTTTACCATATTCCTCCGGGGTCACTCTGGCCCCAGGAGTTGGCAAGGTTGTGCGCGGGGAAAGCGGGGTCGGGTGGGTGGGGTCAGCCCTTCTGATTAATGCAGCTGTTTGATAAGAACAGCGGTGTGGGAGGCTGGCCGTCTTTATGGGGGCGAGGGAGAAGGGGCGCGGAGGCGCTGCGGGCGAGTTACCGTATTTGCGTTGGGCAGCGCAGACTCTAGAGGAAGGAGTCACTGCTGGAGACCGGAGGAACAGGGGCGCAGTCTGGGCTGTGAGTGTGGGACAGGATGGAGAAACTTGGGGCGCGGGGGCCACGGCCTTGGACCCTCTCGGCGGGCCGCGTCTTGGTTAGGGCTGtcactggggagagagggaaggctgCCCAGTGACGAGGCCAGACTGAGACTGGCCCAGGGTTCTGTGATGCCCTGCCTTTGCCTATGTTAGCACAGCCGCCGGGGGGAAACACttgtgggtggggtgggtctACTGCGAGTGGTACCGTGCCCCTCTCCAGGGTGCTCCACCCAGGCCCGGGGGAGGGCGCAGAGGGTGCGTCTCGGAGGCCCCCCTCCGCAGAGGGACTGGGGCCGCAGTAAGCAGTGGGATCTGCAAGGGTGCAGAGGCCTGCGTGCAGGTCCAGGGGAAGGGCCAGCCGGCCTCTccgctggggtgggggagggccgggGAGTGGCCAGCTCTGGCGCTCTGGATGGAGCAGGCCTCCGTGCTCTGCAAGAGGAGCAGGAGCTCAGGGTATTTGGAGGCGCGGGGGTGGTGGCAGCAGGCAGTGCCCTGTGGGAGCAGTGGCCCTTTGGGTATCGATGGCTGTGCCGTGGCTGGGATGATGGCTGTGGTCTCGTTGTCTATTTCCAGGGGAGTGTCTTTGGTGAGCAGCCAGCCAGTGCGCTGAGATGAGCTTTTGACTGTGAGTCAGGCAACCAGGGCCTAGTCCTGCCTCACCTCGGGCAAGTCAGTTGACCTCCCTGAGCTTCAGTGTCCCCACCTCATCCGTAAACTGGGGTTCAGTGAGCGCTGCCCCTTCCTCACGGCTGTTGCAAGGACAGTGGGAAACAACTTAAGAGCCACACAGTGGCCTGGGGGGGAGAACCCTTAGGAGAACCAGCGTGGACGGACAGCGCTGCACTCGGGGGCGCTTGTTGCGTACTGAGCGCTGCTCGGCCTGGGCCAGGCTTTGCTGTGGGGACACGGAGAGGAGTGGAGCTGAGacatgcacccccccccccccccgccccgagagcTCACGCTCAGGTTCTGTGACTTGCAAACAGGCCTCTCCCAGGCCTCATTTTGCTAAACAAAGAGCTGCTGCCTTGAGTGTCTAACTGAGGCTACTTTCAGGTTCAAGGGTTTTTGCTTTGCTTCTTCCTTTgagctttgcaaaaaaaaaaaaaaaaatctttaaaccaTTCCCTACCCTTCCCTCCAGACTGGGGTGCACCTCCCTGCCTGCTCTTGAGAAGCGGGGTGGAGAGATGAGATGTGCCCAGGTGCAGGGTAACTTGCAATTTGAGGAGCCCCTGAACACTAGCCATCCTCATTGGTGCAATGCCTGTGCCGCTGGCGCGGGGCGCGGTGCGGCGGGTGAAGGCGGAGGCCGCTCTGTCCTTGAGGCACTCACAGGCGAGAAGACAGGGCGGCCTGACACGAATGCAATGTGATGAGTGAGGGGCACAGGACAGGGCCGCGGGGGGTCAtggaaggcttccaggaggaggtggcaCTTCAGAAGGGCGTGAAGGAGGGGCAGGATGTGGTGGAGGggtagaggagaaagaagggcatCTAGCAGAGAAACACCGGCCTGAACAAGACTGTGAAGGGGCGGATGCTGGAAGCTGTTGGAGGACAGAGGTCCCCCCTGactcctcctctctgcttctgccTCCCCAGGGGCTGGTGATTGCAGCTGGGAGTGCCCATGACCGAGCTGGCGTCCTCCGGGGGCGGGTCCCCTACGGGGGACGGGGAAGAAGGTCTGGGGGACGAGCGAGGCCTGGTCATCCACCACCCCGCGGAGGAGCAGTCCCACCGCTGCCCGCTGTGTGGCCAGACCTTCTCGCAGCAGCCCAGCCTGGTGCGGCACCAGAAGGCGCACGCAGGGGCGGGCCGCGCGGCCTCCTTCGTGTGCCCCGAGTGCGGCAAGGCCTTCAGCGTCAAGCACAACCTCGAGGTGCATCAGCGCACCCACACGGGCGAgcgccccttcccctgccccgaGTGCGGGCGCTGCTTCAGCCTCAAGCAGAACCTGCTCACGCACCAGCGCATCCACAGCGGCGAGAAGCCGCACCAGTGCGCGCAGTGTGGCCGCTGCTTCCGCGAGCCGCGCTTCCTGCTCAACCACCAGCGCACCCACGCGCGTATGCCGGCCCCGCACCCGCGCCGCCCCGGCGTCTTCGGGGAGCGGCGGCCCTACTTCTGCGCCCGCTGCGGCAAGAGCTTCGCGCGCGAGGGCTCCCTCAAGACCCACCAGCGAAGCCACGGCCACGGGCCCGAGGGcccggcggcagcggcggcggcggcccatTTAGGCCGCGTGCTATGATGCGCGCCTGGCCTGGGGTCGGCTGTTTCCCGCCCCAGAGCCGCATCCGTGAGCCCTGGAGGTGGCGCTGGGCTGCGGTCCCCCCTCTGGATGGGATCCCggaagatggggagggctggctgggggtCTTGGAGGAGTGGGCCGCCCTGCTCCGTGGCCTTCTTTTGCCCCTCCCTGCGGACGCTGGGGCTGGCTGCACAGGGCTGCTCCGGGCCCCTGTGCTGGCTTTCCTCCTCAGGACACCCCAGCCTGGGAAGAGCAGGTGAGACCCGGGCCAAAGCCACTGTCAGGCttgcagggaggggggca
This sequence is a window from Phyllostomus discolor isolate MPI-MPIP mPhyDis1 chromosome 10, mPhyDis1.pri.v3, whole genome shotgun sequence. Protein-coding genes within it:
- the LOC118497223 gene encoding zinc finger and SCAN domain-containing protein 2-like, producing the protein MTELASSGGGSPTGDGEEGLGDERGLVIHHPAEEQSHRCPLCGQTFSQQPSLVRHQKAHAGAGRAASFVCPECGKAFSVKHNLEVHQRTHTGERPFPCPECGRCFSLKQNLLTHQRIHSGEKPHQCAQCGRCFREPRFLLNHQRTHARMPAPHPRRPGVFGERRPYFCARCGKSFAREGSLKTHQRSHGHGPEGPAAAAAAAHLGRVL